A single window of Anaerocolumna chitinilytica DNA harbors:
- a CDS encoding ABC transporter ATP-binding protein encodes MLTINKLTKKFGKFLALDNLDLTIREQEIYGFVGPNGAGKTTTMKICAGLIKADSGEVFIDGIDALKNNKELKKKIGYMPDFFGVYDNLKAIEYMEFYASIYGLNGKEAKTMCMELLELVQLAEHYDDYVDSMSRGMKQRLCLARCLVHNPKLLILDEPASGLDPRARVVMKDILKRLSSEGKTILISSHILPELAQVCTHAGIIESGRLVMSGSIEEITSARGNARPIVLKMVDNQEITIQVIKENPYTRKITILDNTVTLLFSGNEEQEATLLSSIIQGGGVISSFSREESSLESLFLQITHEEEK; translated from the coding sequence GTGCTGACCATCAATAAACTGACAAAGAAGTTTGGTAAGTTTCTAGCTCTTGATAATCTTGACCTTACCATTCGTGAACAAGAAATATATGGATTTGTAGGACCAAACGGAGCAGGAAAGACTACAACTATGAAAATCTGTGCCGGGCTTATCAAAGCAGACTCCGGAGAGGTTTTCATTGACGGTATTGATGCCCTTAAGAATAACAAGGAGCTTAAGAAGAAGATAGGATACATGCCGGATTTCTTTGGGGTATATGATAATTTGAAGGCAATAGAATATATGGAATTCTATGCTTCCATCTATGGATTAAACGGAAAAGAAGCCAAAACGATGTGTATGGAGCTATTAGAGTTAGTACAGCTGGCAGAGCATTATGATGATTATGTAGATAGCATGTCAAGAGGAATGAAACAAAGGTTATGTCTTGCCAGGTGTCTGGTACATAATCCAAAGCTCTTAATTCTTGACGAACCGGCCTCCGGTCTTGATCCAAGAGCGAGAGTTGTTATGAAGGATATATTAAAAAGACTTAGCAGTGAAGGAAAGACCATACTGATAAGTTCACATATTCTGCCGGAGCTGGCGCAGGTCTGCACCCATGCGGGTATTATTGAAAGCGGCAGACTGGTTATGTCAGGCTCCATAGAGGAGATTACCTCCGCCAGAGGAAATGCCAGACCCATCGTACTTAAGATGGTGGATAATCAGGAAATCACGATACAGGTTATCAAAGAAAATCCCTATACCAGAAAAATCACAATACTGGATAATACAGTTACTCTTTTATTTTCCGGTAATGAAGAACAAGAGGCAACTCTTTTAAGCTCAATTATACAAGGCGGCGGAGTTATATCCTCCTTCTCAAGAGAAGAGAGCAGCCTGGAGAGCCTATTTTTACAAATTACCCATGAGGAGGAAAAGTAA
- a CDS encoding sensor histidine kinase, which produces MKNSIFKSFRFEIVLYSLLSLVYALLTEAVITFGIYIIYHVVNGSPKVNNTLPQNSNLLNRFQESGNVPPSGNVHLPRLEGGPTRGMIVMGTLIALVIGIILFMLYFLLLSRKFAIYIERIASGITDISSGNLNTRITIHNDDEFALIADKINQMCGDIKRIIENERKSENTKNQLITSVAHDLRTPLTSIIGYLDLVQGENKITSEVKKHYVEIAYAKSKRLEKLIEDLFAYTKFSSGEVALECSDIDMVKFIEQLAEEFYPSFQENGLQYEFTTNKSSALAYGDGNLLARAFANLIDNAIKYGRDGKSVQIDIRTDITTITIAVINYGKLIPEKDLDAIFERFYRLEESRSSETGGTGLGLAIVKNIIEMHGGSIKASSDHNGTVFSVQLPRRDV; this is translated from the coding sequence TTGAAAAATAGTATATTTAAAAGTTTTCGTTTTGAAATAGTCCTTTACAGCCTGCTTAGCCTTGTATATGCATTGCTTACGGAAGCAGTGATAACCTTTGGAATATATATCATCTACCATGTGGTAAATGGCAGCCCGAAGGTAAATAATACCCTTCCCCAGAATAGCAATCTGTTAAACCGGTTTCAGGAAAGCGGAAATGTACCTCCTAGCGGAAATGTCCATCTTCCAAGGCTGGAAGGTGGTCCAACCAGAGGAATGATAGTAATGGGTACTTTAATTGCTTTGGTTATAGGTATTATTTTATTTATGCTATACTTTCTTTTGCTTTCCAGAAAATTTGCTATTTATATTGAAAGAATCGCCAGCGGTATAACAGACATTTCCTCCGGAAACTTAAACACAAGGATTACCATTCATAATGATGATGAATTTGCTTTGATAGCGGACAAGATAAATCAGATGTGCGGGGATATTAAGCGGATTATTGAGAATGAGAGAAAGAGTGAGAATACAAAGAATCAGCTGATTACCAGTGTGGCTCATGACCTTAGAACTCCGTTAACCTCCATTATCGGCTACCTTGATCTGGTACAGGGGGAGAATAAGATTACATCCGAAGTAAAAAAGCATTATGTGGAAATAGCTTATGCCAAATCCAAGAGATTGGAAAAGCTGATTGAAGATTTATTTGCATACACGAAGTTTAGTTCCGGTGAGGTGGCTCTGGAATGCAGTGATATTGATATGGTAAAGTTTATAGAACAGCTTGCCGAAGAATTCTACCCAAGTTTTCAGGAAAACGGACTCCAATATGAGTTCACCACCAATAAGTCTTCCGCCTTAGCTTATGGTGACGGTAATTTACTGGCCAGAGCCTTTGCTAATCTGATAGATAATGCTATCAAGTATGGCAGAGATGGAAAAAGTGTTCAGATTGATATTCGAACAGATATAACTACTATTACCATAGCTGTTATTAATTATGGGAAGCTGATACCGGAAAAAGACCTGGATGCGATTTTTGAAAGGTTTTACCGTCTGGAGGAATCCCGTTCCAGTGAAACCGGAGGAACCGGTTTAGGTCTGGCAATTGTAAAAAATATCATTGAAATGCACGGAGGAAGTATCAAGGCCAGCAGCGATCATAATGGGACGGTATTTTCGGTCCAGCTGCCAAGGCGTGATGTATGA
- a CDS encoding response regulator transcription factor, with the protein MEQTSILVVDDDREIAELVEIHLIGDGYQVFKAFNAKEGFEILKREDIKLIILDIMMPGTDGLSMCKTIRETSTIPIIMLSAKSADLDKIIGLGTGADDYVIKPFNPLELTARVKSQLRRFTKFNPSSHEDRQDKEIAVNHLVINKEDHRVIAYDREVKLTPIEFDILYLLASNTGRVFSTDEIFERVWNEKMYEANNTVMVHIRRLREKIEMDSRNAQIIKTVWGVGYKIEK; encoded by the coding sequence ATGGAGCAGACAAGTATATTAGTAGTAGACGATGACAGAGAAATTGCCGAATTGGTAGAAATACATTTAATCGGAGACGGTTATCAGGTTTTTAAAGCTTTTAATGCAAAGGAAGGCTTTGAGATCCTAAAGAGAGAAGATATCAAACTTATTATACTGGATATTATGATGCCCGGAACAGACGGGCTTAGTATGTGTAAAACCATTAGGGAAACCAGTACGATCCCTATTATTATGCTAAGTGCTAAATCTGCGGATTTGGATAAGATTATCGGTCTTGGCACCGGCGCAGATGATTATGTTATCAAGCCCTTTAATCCTCTAGAACTGACAGCCAGGGTTAAATCCCAGCTCAGAAGGTTTACAAAGTTTAATCCCAGCTCTCATGAGGACAGGCAGGATAAGGAAATAGCAGTTAACCACCTGGTAATCAATAAAGAAGATCACCGGGTCATAGCCTATGACAGAGAAGTAAAATTAACTCCCATTGAATTTGATATCTTGTACCTTCTTGCCAGCAATACGGGCAGAGTTTTCTCTACGGATGAGATTTTTGAAAGAGTCTGGAATGAGAAAATGTATGAGGCTAATAACACCGTAATGGTTCATATAAGAAGATTACGGGAAAAGATAGAGATGGATTCCAGAAATGCACAGATTATAAAAACAGTATGGGGAGTCGGATATAAAATTGAAAAATAG
- a CDS encoding nucleoside kinase, with product MVKVEIDGIIKEYPKGKSFLEISREYTPKDGGDFILALVNNKLRELTKKVEKDCKIRFVTTSEDAGHKTYTRGMILVFMKAIYSIVGRENITKVSVEYSLKEGIYCQPNMKVPVTKELTDKIKAKMQEYVTKDLTFAKKTIGTDDAIELFKSYGMYDKEKLFRYRRVSKTNIYSLEGFEDYYYGYMPPSTGMLAWFDVIPKEDGIVLLLPDGKTPKEIKPFEVPEKLYHTLKESNIWAETMEIDTVGALNEAIVAGRMNELILTQEMFQEMKIGEIAAMIKESGKKLVMIAGPSSSGKTTFSHRLSIQLKTHGLTPHPIGVDNYFVERDLTPLDEYGKPNFEALEAIDTESFNRDMTALLAGKTVELPVFNFVTGHREYKGDFLTLGPNDILVIEGIHGLNDKLSYSLPKESKFKIYISALTALNIDEHNRIPTTDLRLLRRLVRDARTRGADGAKTIGMWPSVRRGEEENIFPYQEEADVMFNSALIYELSILKSYAEPVLFGVRRDQEEYIEAKRMLKFLDYFLGVNSDVVPKHSILKEFIGGSCFNV from the coding sequence ATCGTAAAGGTTGAAATAGATGGTATAATAAAAGAATATCCAAAAGGCAAAAGTTTTCTTGAAATAAGCCGGGAATATACGCCAAAAGACGGCGGGGATTTTATATTGGCACTGGTTAATAATAAACTTCGGGAACTTACCAAAAAAGTTGAAAAGGACTGCAAGATACGCTTTGTCACTACTTCAGAAGATGCCGGTCATAAAACATACACCAGAGGCATGATTCTGGTATTTATGAAAGCAATCTACAGTATTGTAGGAAGAGAGAATATTACCAAGGTATCCGTTGAATATTCCCTGAAGGAAGGTATCTATTGTCAGCCTAATATGAAGGTGCCGGTTACAAAGGAACTGACAGATAAGATAAAAGCCAAGATGCAGGAATATGTGACAAAGGACCTTACTTTTGCTAAGAAAACCATAGGAACCGATGATGCTATTGAACTTTTTAAATCTTATGGTATGTACGATAAAGAGAAGCTTTTTCGCTACCGCCGCGTCTCTAAAACAAATATCTACAGCCTGGAGGGCTTTGAGGATTATTATTATGGCTATATGCCACCAAGCACCGGTATGCTGGCATGGTTTGACGTAATACCCAAAGAAGATGGGATCGTTCTTCTCTTGCCAGACGGAAAAACACCAAAAGAAATAAAGCCCTTTGAAGTGCCGGAGAAATTATATCATACTTTAAAGGAATCCAACATATGGGCTGAGACCATGGAGATCGATACGGTCGGAGCCTTGAATGAAGCAATTGTTGCAGGCAGAATGAATGAACTGATTCTGACCCAGGAAATGTTCCAGGAAATGAAAATCGGTGAAATTGCTGCTATGATAAAGGAATCCGGAAAGAAGCTTGTCATGATTGCAGGTCCCTCCTCTTCGGGTAAGACTACCTTTTCTCACCGGTTATCCATACAGCTTAAGACCCATGGTCTGACCCCCCATCCCATCGGAGTGGATAATTATTTCGTTGAGAGGGATTTGACCCCTCTGGATGAATATGGAAAGCCTAATTTTGAAGCGTTGGAAGCAATTGATACGGAAAGCTTTAATCGGGATATGACTGCCCTTTTAGCAGGAAAGACAGTAGAACTTCCGGTATTTAACTTTGTAACCGGACACCGGGAATATAAGGGGGATTTTCTGACCCTTGGGCCTAACGACATCCTTGTAATAGAAGGAATTCATGGCTTAAATGATAAACTTTCTTATAGTCTGCCAAAGGAAAGCAAGTTTAAAATCTATATCAGTGCCCTTACAGCGCTTAATATTGATGAGCATAATCGTATACCTACCACGGACTTAAGACTCTTACGGAGACTTGTGCGGGATGCCAGAACCAGAGGAGCAGATGGAGCAAAGACCATCGGCATGTGGCCTTCTGTCAGAAGAGGGGAGGAGGAGAACATATTCCCTTATCAGGAGGAAGCGGATGTGATGTTTAATTCAGCTTTGATTTATGAACTTTCTATCCTGAAATCCTATGCGGAGCCGGTTTTGTTTGGCGTCAGACGTGACCAGGAGGAATATATAGAAGCTAAGAGAATGCTCAAATTCCTGGATTATTTCCTGGGAGTAAACAGTGATGTAGTGCCAAAACATTCAATTTTAAAAGAATTTATCGGCGGCAGCTGTTTTAATGTGTAG
- a CDS encoding tRNA (adenine(22)-N(1))-methyltransferase, giving the protein MQLSNRLKTVADTVTTGNRVADVGCDHAYIAIYLAENDIAPGVIAMDINKGPLSKAKENIQVRGLSDKIETRLSDGLSKLNTGEAETIVIAGMGGSLMVRILKEGEKALEGVSELILQPQSEIFLLRRYLHEVGFAIQSEKMVKEDEKFYVIIKAVKTNASEIYEDDLHYLYGKLLLVSGEPVVKEYLEREKRLKLQVKEALALPSTTGSVKRLEEIEAELSEVEKALGYFTK; this is encoded by the coding sequence ATGCAATTATCAAATAGACTAAAGACTGTAGCAGATACTGTTACAACGGGTAACAGGGTTGCAGATGTAGGATGCGACCATGCCTACATAGCCATATATCTGGCGGAGAACGACATAGCACCGGGTGTAATTGCCATGGATATAAACAAAGGTCCCTTAAGCAAAGCAAAGGAAAACATCCAGGTCAGAGGACTTTCTGATAAAATAGAGACCAGACTTTCTGATGGGCTTTCAAAGCTTAATACAGGAGAAGCAGAAACGATTGTAATAGCCGGGATGGGTGGAAGCTTGATGGTCCGAATCTTAAAAGAAGGAGAGAAAGCCCTTGAAGGAGTAAGTGAACTGATACTACAGCCCCAGTCAGAGATTTTCCTGTTACGACGGTATCTTCATGAAGTAGGTTTTGCAATTCAGTCTGAAAAAATGGTCAAAGAGGATGAGAAATTCTATGTCATTATAAAGGCTGTAAAGACAAACGCATCAGAAATATATGAGGATGACCTGCATTATCTTTACGGAAAGCTTCTCTTAGTGAGCGGAGAACCTGTCGTAAAAGAATATCTGGAAAGAGAAAAGCGCTTGAAGCTTCAAGTGAAAGAAGCATTAGCGTTACCTTCCACAACAGGAAGTGTTAAAAGATTGGAAGAAATAGAAGCTGAGCTTTCTGAAGTTGAGAAAGCTCTGGGTTATTTCACAAAATAA
- the rpoD gene encoding RNA polymerase sigma factor RpoD, which translates to MDENMVKFTEKLKELLVFAKKKKNVLEFQEINDFFADFELDSVMIERIYEFLELNNVDVLRITEEEDILLEDDEELEEIDFSIPEGIAIDDPVRMYLKEIGKVPLLSADEEIELARRMKVGDTDAKKRLAEANLRLVVSIAKRYVGRGMMFLDLIQEGNLGLIKAVEKFDYTKGFKFSTYATWWIRQAITRAIADQARTIRIPVHMVETINKLIRVQRQLLQELGREPTPEEISAEMNVPVERVREIQKISQEPVSLETPIGEEEDSHLGDFIQDDNVPVPADAAAFTLLKEQLLDVLGTLTDREQKVLRLRFGLDDGRARTLEEVGKEFNVTRERIRQIEAKALRKLRHPSRSRKLKDYLE; encoded by the coding sequence ATGGATGAGAATATGGTTAAATTCACGGAAAAGTTAAAAGAGCTTCTGGTATTTGCTAAAAAGAAAAAAAACGTTCTGGAATTTCAGGAAATTAATGATTTTTTTGCGGATTTTGAACTGGACTCCGTTATGATTGAAAGAATCTATGAATTCCTGGAATTAAATAATGTTGATGTTCTTCGTATCACGGAAGAAGAGGACATTCTTCTGGAGGATGACGAGGAACTGGAAGAAATCGATTTTTCCATACCGGAAGGCATTGCCATTGACGATCCGGTAAGAATGTATTTAAAAGAAATCGGTAAGGTTCCGCTGCTTAGTGCCGATGAAGAGATTGAACTTGCAAGAAGAATGAAGGTTGGAGACACGGATGCTAAAAAGAGGCTTGCAGAGGCAAACTTAAGGCTGGTAGTAAGTATTGCCAAGCGTTATGTAGGCAGAGGTATGATGTTTCTTGACCTGATTCAGGAAGGAAATCTTGGCTTAATTAAAGCTGTTGAGAAATTCGACTATACGAAAGGCTTTAAGTTCAGTACCTACGCTACCTGGTGGATAAGACAAGCTATAACCAGAGCCATAGCGGATCAGGCAAGAACTATAAGAATACCTGTTCATATGGTGGAAACAATCAATAAGCTTATTCGTGTCCAGAGACAGTTACTCCAGGAATTAGGGAGAGAACCAACTCCGGAAGAAATCTCAGCAGAAATGAATGTACCGGTTGAGCGTGTAAGAGAAATTCAAAAGATATCCCAGGAACCGGTATCTTTAGAGACACCAATTGGCGAGGAAGAAGACAGCCATCTGGGAGATTTCATTCAGGACGATAATGTGCCGGTACCTGCCGATGCAGCAGCTTTTACCCTGCTTAAGGAGCAGCTCTTAGATGTACTTGGAACCCTGACAGACAGGGAGCAGAAGGTGCTAAGACTGCGCTTTGGACTGGATGACGGAAGGGCGAGAACCCTGGAAGAGGTAGGTAAGGAATTTAATGTTACCAGAGAGAGAATACGTCAGATAGAAGCGAAAGCTCTGAGAAAATTAAGGCATCCAAGCCGCAGCCGTAAACTAAAAGACTACTTGGAATGA
- the dnaG gene encoding DNA primase, which yields MFYPDELVEEIRQKNDIVDVISSYVKLQRKGSSHMGLCPFHNEKSPSFSVSASKQMYHCFGCGVGGNVFTFLMEYENYSFVEALKHLAGRAGVTLPEAEISEEAKRQAGIKARLLEINKEAAKYYYFQLKSARGQAAVDYLTKRQLSEETIKKFGLGYSNQTGDDIYRYLKHIGYEDDILRESGLISFDERHKVYDKFWNRVMFPIMDTNNRVIGFGGRVMGDGLPKYLNSPETKLFDKSRNLYGLNFARTSRKPNFLICEGYMDVIALHQAGFTNAVASLGTAFTGLQANLIKRYTTEVLLTYDSDEAGTKAALRAIPILKEAGLTVKVINMKPYKDPDEFIKALGAEEFQKRIDGARNSFLFEVEVMENDYDMNDPEQKTKFFNEIAKKMLQFTEEIERNIYIEAVSKKYETGFENLRKLVNSYGARLGTGESYRPKEYTGRGKDKEMSGKNSPAQGMRQSQRILLTWLIEDLRLFEKIKGIITPADFTEDLYKQAAELLFSQYNKEGKVTPAKILNHFESKEEQKEAAALFSLELSNEMSAKEKEKALNETVMRIKKNSLDIQSKEAIEKNDAQNLQIIIKAQMDLQKLHISLADG from the coding sequence ATGTTTTATCCGGATGAACTGGTAGAAGAAATCAGACAGAAGAACGACATAGTAGACGTAATCAGTTCCTATGTGAAATTACAGCGAAAGGGCAGCAGCCATATGGGACTTTGCCCCTTTCACAATGAGAAATCCCCTTCCTTTAGCGTAAGTGCCTCAAAGCAGATGTACCATTGCTTTGGCTGCGGCGTGGGAGGTAATGTATTTACCTTTCTGATGGAGTATGAGAATTACTCCTTTGTAGAAGCTCTAAAACATCTGGCGGGCAGAGCAGGGGTAACCTTGCCGGAAGCAGAAATCAGTGAAGAAGCAAAGCGTCAAGCCGGCATTAAGGCGAGACTTTTAGAAATTAATAAAGAAGCAGCAAAGTATTACTATTTCCAATTAAAATCAGCAAGAGGACAAGCTGCTGTGGATTATCTGACCAAGCGCCAGCTTTCAGAAGAAACCATTAAGAAATTCGGACTTGGTTATTCCAATCAGACGGGGGACGATATCTATCGTTATTTAAAGCATATAGGCTATGAAGATGATATCTTAAGGGAATCCGGTTTGATTAGTTTTGATGAAAGGCACAAAGTTTATGATAAGTTTTGGAACCGTGTAATGTTTCCGATTATGGATACCAACAATCGGGTTATCGGTTTTGGGGGCAGAGTTATGGGAGATGGGCTGCCCAAATACCTAAACTCGCCTGAAACAAAGCTCTTTGATAAGAGCAGAAACCTCTACGGACTTAACTTTGCCAGAACCTCCAGAAAACCGAACTTTCTTATCTGTGAAGGCTATATGGATGTTATTGCGCTGCATCAGGCGGGCTTTACCAATGCTGTTGCATCTCTTGGAACAGCTTTTACCGGGCTCCAGGCCAATCTGATTAAGCGTTATACCACAGAGGTGCTTTTAACCTATGACAGTGATGAAGCAGGTACGAAAGCTGCCCTTCGTGCGATTCCTATCCTAAAGGAAGCAGGACTTACGGTTAAGGTCATTAATATGAAGCCCTACAAAGACCCGGATGAATTCATCAAAGCGTTAGGAGCAGAGGAATTTCAGAAGAGAATTGACGGGGCCAGGAATTCCTTCCTCTTTGAGGTGGAAGTCATGGAAAATGACTATGATATGAATGACCCGGAGCAGAAAACAAAGTTTTTCAATGAAATTGCAAAGAAGATGCTGCAATTTACAGAGGAAATCGAGAGAAATATTTATATAGAAGCAGTATCTAAAAAATATGAAACCGGTTTTGAAAACTTAAGAAAGTTAGTTAATAGTTATGGAGCCAGACTTGGGACGGGGGAAAGCTACAGGCCAAAGGAATATACAGGAAGAGGAAAGGACAAGGAAATGTCCGGTAAGAATTCACCTGCCCAAGGAATGCGGCAGTCCCAAAGGATACTTTTAACCTGGTTGATTGAAGATTTAAGACTTTTTGAAAAGATTAAGGGGATTATTACACCGGCTGATTTTACAGAGGATTTATATAAACAGGCAGCAGAGCTCCTCTTCTCGCAATACAACAAGGAAGGAAAGGTAACGCCGGCTAAGATATTAAATCATTTTGAAAGCAAGGAAGAACAAAAGGAAGCTGCGGCTTTGTTTAGTTTAGAGCTAAGCAATGAGATGAGTGCGAAAGAGAAGGAAAAGGCTTTGAATGAGACGGTTATGAGAATTAAAAAGAACAGTCTTGATATACAAAGTAAAGAAGCAATCGAAAAAAATGATGCTCAAAACCTTCAAATTATCATCAAAGCACAGATGGATTTACAAAAATTGCATATTTCCCTTGCTGATGGTTAA
- a CDS encoding deoxyguanosinetriphosphate triphosphohydrolase has product MFDELSDKNNDKPGKPLSMREKLERREHDFLCPYASFSDSSLGRDVYEEPCDIRPIYQRDRDRILHSKSFRRLKHKTQVFLAPEGDHYRTRLTHTLEVSQNARTIARALRLNEDLTEAIALGHDLGHTPFGHAGERALNSICPEGFEHHLQSIRVVELLENHGKGLNLTKEVRDGIVNHQTKGIPMTLEGKIVRLSDKIAYINHDIDDAIRGHIMEEEDIPKEYTDILGHSSRERLNTLIHDIVSCSEEKEDIFMSPAIEAAMFGMRKYMFYNVYTNPKAKGEEQKAESMLKFLFEYYSKNLELLPEEYLNMVKEKGQKEARVVCDYIAGMTDRFAVAKFKEIAIPRSWSVY; this is encoded by the coding sequence ATGTTCGATGAACTTAGTGATAAAAACAATGATAAACCAGGTAAACCTCTTAGTATGCGTGAGAAGTTAGAGCGGCGGGAACATGATTTTTTATGTCCCTATGCCTCTTTTAGTGACAGTTCTTTGGGAAGGGATGTCTATGAGGAACCCTGTGATATCAGGCCCATTTACCAAAGAGATAGAGACCGTATTCTTCACTCCAAATCTTTTCGCAGGTTAAAACACAAGACCCAGGTGTTTTTGGCACCGGAGGGAGATCATTACCGTACAAGACTTACCCATACTCTGGAGGTATCCCAGAATGCCAGGACCATAGCCAGAGCGTTAAGACTCAATGAGGATTTGACGGAAGCGATTGCCCTGGGACATGATTTGGGGCATACTCCTTTTGGTCACGCCGGAGAGCGAGCCCTAAATTCCATTTGTCCGGAAGGGTTTGAGCATCATCTTCAAAGTATTCGTGTGGTGGAACTTCTTGAAAACCATGGAAAGGGTTTAAATCTGACTAAGGAAGTCAGAGACGGTATCGTAAATCACCAGACCAAGGGGATACCTATGACCCTGGAAGGAAAGATTGTAAGACTTTCCGATAAGATTGCTTACATTAACCATGATATTGATGATGCAATCAGGGGACATATAATGGAAGAAGAGGATATTCCTAAGGAATATACCGATATATTAGGACATAGTTCCAGAGAACGTTTAAACACTCTAATACATGATATTGTAAGCTGCAGCGAGGAGAAGGAAGATATCTTTATGTCCCCTGCCATTGAAGCAGCAATGTTTGGTATGAGAAAATATATGTTTTATAATGTTTATACCAATCCCAAAGCAAAAGGAGAAGAACAAAAGGCAGAATCTATGCTGAAGTTTCTTTTTGAATATTATAGTAAGAACCTCGAATTGCTTCCGGAAGAGTATCTGAACATGGTAAAGGAAAAGGGACAAAAGGAAGCAAGAGTTGTGTGTGACTACATTGCGGGCATGACAGACCGCTTTGCAGTAGCCAAGTTCAAAGAGATTGCTATTCCAAGGTCCTGGAGTGTATATTAA
- a CDS encoding SDR family NAD(P)-dependent oxidoreductase translates to MDFTGKVAVITGGAQGIGKNIVEGFLKAGAYVAVIDKAAVNIEASYTYQGDLAEEEHIRIFAKEVKQRFGKIDYLINNACFSNKGLLSGCSYEAFDEVLKVGVIAPYYLTQLFMDSFHQGGAIVNISSTRAAMSQEDTESYSAAKGGILSLTHALAVSLAGKVRVNAISPGWIDTTGGEFTEADKLQHPVKRIGIPEDITKLVMFLCSEDSSFINGENITVDGGMSRLMIYHNEEGWEYGRNC, encoded by the coding sequence ATGGATTTTACGGGTAAGGTTGCCGTAATTACCGGTGGTGCACAAGGCATTGGAAAAAATATAGTTGAAGGTTTTTTAAAAGCAGGGGCATATGTTGCAGTAATAGATAAGGCGGCAGTAAATATTGAAGCATCCTATACCTATCAAGGGGATTTGGCAGAAGAAGAGCATATCAGAATTTTTGCGAAAGAAGTAAAGCAAAGATTTGGTAAGATTGATTATCTCATTAATAATGCCTGCTTTAGTAATAAGGGATTGCTGTCTGGCTGCAGTTATGAGGCTTTTGATGAGGTATTAAAGGTAGGAGTTATAGCACCTTATTATTTGACCCAGTTATTTATGGATTCCTTTCACCAAGGAGGTGCTATTGTAAATATTTCCTCCACCCGTGCGGCTATGTCTCAGGAAGATACGGAGAGTTATTCCGCAGCAAAGGGAGGGATTCTCTCACTTACTCATGCTTTGGCGGTAAGTCTTGCAGGTAAGGTGAGAGTGAATGCCATATCTCCCGGCTGGATCGATACGACCGGAGGAGAATTTACGGAAGCGGATAAGCTGCAGCATCCGGTGAAGCGAATTGGCATACCAGAGGATATTACGAAGCTGGTAATGTTTCTGTGCAGTGAGGACAGCAGCTTTATAAATGGTGAAAATATTACTGTCGACGGCGGTATGAGCAGGCTTATGATTTATCATAACGAGGAAGGCTGGGAGTACGGAAGAAATTGTTGA
- a CDS encoding epoxyqueuosine reductase QueH, giving the protein MDIIRNYQKELEKTLSDFETKGIVPSLLLHSCCAPCSSYCLEYLTNYFHVTIYYYNPNISYKEEYDRRVQEQIRLIKTMPVKYPISFLEGTYEPEVFYQIAKGLEDQPEGGERCFACYELRLLEAAKCAKENGFDYFTTTLSISPHKNAAKLNEIGEKTGSVYGVSYLNSDFKKRNGYKRSIELSKEYDLYRQDYCGCVYSMVNSHS; this is encoded by the coding sequence ATGGATATTATACGAAATTACCAAAAGGAGCTGGAGAAAACCCTGTCGGACTTTGAGACAAAAGGGATTGTACCGAGCCTCCTGCTGCACAGCTGCTGTGCACCATGCAGCAGTTATTGCCTGGAATACCTGACGAATTACTTTCATGTTACCATATATTATTATAATCCAAACATCTCTTACAAGGAAGAATATGACCGCAGAGTACAGGAGCAGATACGCCTAATTAAGACGATGCCGGTGAAATATCCCATCTCTTTTCTGGAAGGAACATATGAACCGGAAGTTTTCTACCAGATAGCAAAAGGTCTGGAAGATCAGCCTGAGGGTGGTGAGAGGTGCTTTGCCTGCTATGAACTGCGGCTTCTTGAGGCTGCCAAATGTGCAAAAGAAAATGGGTTTGATTACTTTACTACTACTCTTTCCATCAGCCCTCATAAGAATGCTGCCAAGCTCAATGAAATCGGAGAAAAGACCGGTTCTGTGTACGGTGTTTCCTACTTGAATTCGGATTTTAAAAAGAGGAATGGATATAAGCGCTCTATCGAGCTTTCCAAAGAATACGATTTATATCGCCAGGACTATTGCGGCTGCGTGTATTCTATGGTAAATAGTCATTCCTAG